A single region of the Gephyromycinifex aptenodytis genome encodes:
- a CDS encoding VOC family protein → MSDHDVRMILVSTEDLDESIAFYTQTLGMTLKFRDGSHFAAIDGGSVTIALATAIDHPLPGKVVVGIKTADVDAAAKAVEAGGGAIVKGPYDDAHERRAVVYDNQGNGLVFYSPLAR, encoded by the coding sequence ATGAGCGATCACGACGTCCGCATGATCCTGGTGAGCACTGAGGACCTGGACGAGTCCATCGCCTTCTACACCCAGACCCTCGGCATGACGCTGAAATTCCGCGACGGCAGCCACTTCGCCGCCATCGACGGCGGCTCTGTCACCATCGCGCTCGCGACCGCCATCGACCACCCCCTGCCGGGCAAGGTCGTCGTGGGTATCAAGACCGCCGATGTCGACGCCGCAGCCAAGGCCGTCGAAGCCGGCGGCGGCGCCATCGTCAAGGGCCCCTACGACGACGCCCACGAACGCCGCGCCGTCGTCTACGACAACCAGGGAAACGGCCTCGTGTTCTACAGCCCCCTCGCACGCTGA
- a CDS encoding aminodeoxychorismate lyase: MAVVQPVVGVVGAGVVDARTPVITADDLGFSRGDGCFDSLRVLIGDDGVARTEGLEAHLARLATSADALGIESPPTYAWSELIEAMLASLHTPGEGTLKLILTRGREWLPQAGPTALVVLTYRGRPNDEAVARARRGVRVTALSSGRPSDAFLDAPWLLGGVKTLSYAINVAAQREARARGADDVLFISTDGYALDGPTSGFLAVLDEALLTTPTEGTGILASTTVQRILAAARADGMPAREELIPVSELSRARGAWLVSSSRGPAPITELDGRQLALDPALTQRIARYAGFA; the protein is encoded by the coding sequence ATGGCAGTCGTCCAACCGGTCGTCGGGGTGGTCGGTGCGGGAGTTGTCGATGCCCGCACCCCCGTCATCACCGCTGACGACCTCGGTTTCAGTCGCGGTGATGGCTGCTTCGACTCGCTGCGCGTGCTCATCGGTGACGACGGTGTCGCGCGAACCGAGGGGCTGGAGGCGCACCTGGCCCGCCTAGCCACCTCAGCCGATGCGCTCGGCATCGAATCACCGCCCACATATGCCTGGAGTGAACTCATCGAGGCGATGCTCGCCAGCCTGCACACCCCGGGGGAGGGCACCCTCAAACTCATCCTCACCCGTGGCCGCGAATGGCTGCCGCAGGCCGGTCCGACCGCACTGGTCGTCCTCACCTACCGGGGGCGCCCCAACGACGAAGCAGTGGCGCGCGCACGGCGCGGTGTTCGGGTCACAGCGTTGAGCAGTGGCCGCCCCAGCGACGCCTTCCTCGACGCGCCGTGGCTGCTCGGCGGGGTCAAGACCTTGTCGTATGCCATCAACGTCGCCGCGCAACGCGAAGCGCGAGCCCGGGGCGCCGACGATGTGCTCTTCATCAGCACCGACGGATACGCCCTGGACGGCCCCACCTCCGGCTTCCTCGCCGTGCTCGACGAAGCCCTGCTGACCACGCCAACCGAAGGAACCGGGATCCTCGCCTCCACCACCGTGCAGCGGATTCTGGCTGCAGCCCGCGCCGACGGAATGCCCGCCCGCGAAGAGCTCATACCCGTATCCGAACTGAGCAGGGCGCGCGGTGCCTGGCTCGTCTCCTCCAGCAGAGGGCCGGCCCCCATCACCGAACTCGACGGACGCCAACTAGCCCTCGACCCAGCCCTGACGCAGCGAATCGCCCGCTACGCCGGCTTCGCCTGA